A region from the Colwellia sp. PAMC 21821 genome encodes:
- a CDS encoding marine proteobacterial sortase target protein — MFNSNKKLILVDYQDSYFYQQKRKKQRRKWFKFILLLALVAALTAIIAPLARASNLNNDLQEQASFSSENGLIHGPQLVFSHPDNTKKVALPINITANIEINGLIAYAQIKQVFINPYDIELEGKYQFPLPENSAIKHLKVKVADKEIIGQIMEKEAAKKVYKRAKKQGKKASLVQQQRPNLFTNNIANIPAQSTVVVTLEFIMPVTFNQNSFNLKLPLAMTSRYQSDHHQKSPAEQNSALMPPMTKMLANSEASINIVLNAGTRIANIKSNSHKIKTEALANQQSNYLITLVHNQVQASRDFDLNWQLQASEKPQVSSFSEQVGSEYFTLLTFFPPSVDQTTTLARDIIFIIDTSGSMQGNSMIQAKASLQEAILKLSTKDSFNIIAFDDSVELLFPETNMASQRNIGQAQQFIKNLQADGGTEMYRPLSQALVMAKDHHQTAKAIRQVVFITDGAVANEFELMQLLDGAQRNFRLFTVGIGAAPNGYFMKKAAQFGRGSYVFIQNNADVQSQMSALMTKINHPAITNIELMFDNQVQQEVDVYPKKIADLYIGEPMQVTVKSKLPITSVQVMGDTAESPWYQQLIIDDSQSSRGISTLWARRKIEDLLDSLVTGANKEQVKAQVILTSIAHQTLSPYTSFIAVEKQPELMPLTAKNNPSNAKRQMNTLAKAHEHLMVAMPKTALGWHQQLLVGLFLILLAPLVLRIWSK; from the coding sequence ATGTTCAACTCAAATAAAAAATTAATCTTAGTCGACTATCAAGACTCTTACTTTTATCAACAAAAACGTAAAAAACAACGCAGAAAGTGGTTTAAGTTCATATTACTACTCGCGCTAGTTGCAGCACTGACTGCGATTATTGCTCCTTTAGCACGAGCGAGTAACTTAAATAATGACTTGCAGGAACAAGCTTCTTTTTCGTCAGAAAACGGTCTTATTCATGGTCCGCAATTAGTGTTCTCTCACCCAGACAATACTAAAAAAGTCGCTTTACCAATTAATATAACGGCTAATATTGAAATAAACGGCCTTATTGCTTACGCACAAATAAAACAGGTATTTATAAATCCTTACGACATTGAACTCGAAGGTAAATATCAGTTTCCATTACCTGAAAATTCAGCGATTAAACACTTGAAAGTCAAAGTAGCTGATAAAGAAATTATTGGCCAAATAATGGAGAAAGAAGCAGCCAAAAAAGTTTATAAACGGGCTAAAAAACAAGGTAAAAAGGCAAGTTTAGTGCAGCAACAACGGCCTAACTTATTCACCAACAACATAGCCAATATTCCTGCTCAATCAACCGTAGTGGTAACTTTAGAATTTATTATGCCTGTAACATTTAATCAAAATAGCTTTAACTTAAAGTTACCATTAGCCATGACTAGTCGCTATCAAAGTGATCATCATCAAAAGTCACCTGCAGAACAAAACTCAGCACTTATGCCGCCCATGACAAAAATGCTGGCAAATAGCGAAGCCTCAATCAATATTGTACTTAATGCCGGAACCCGCATTGCTAACATTAAAAGTAATAGCCATAAAATAAAAACTGAAGCATTAGCTAACCAACAATCAAACTATTTAATCACGCTTGTACATAATCAAGTGCAAGCCAGTCGAGACTTTGACTTGAACTGGCAACTTCAAGCAAGCGAAAAGCCGCAAGTCAGTAGCTTTAGCGAACAGGTTGGCAGTGAATACTTTACCCTATTAACATTTTTCCCACCGTCCGTTGACCAAACAACCACCTTGGCCCGTGACATTATTTTCATCATTGACACCTCAGGCTCTATGCAAGGAAATTCGATGATTCAAGCTAAAGCTAGCTTGCAAGAAGCGATTTTAAAATTAAGCACTAAAGACAGCTTTAACATTATCGCTTTCGACGATAGCGTTGAGTTATTGTTTCCCGAAACCAACATGGCTTCACAACGCAACATTGGGCAAGCACAGCAATTTATCAAAAATTTGCAAGCCGATGGTGGCACTGAAATGTATCGTCCCTTAAGCCAAGCATTAGTCATGGCAAAAGATCACCATCAAACGGCAAAGGCCATTCGCCAAGTGGTTTTTATTACCGATGGCGCCGTTGCCAATGAATTTGAATTGATGCAGTTACTCGATGGCGCTCAGCGCAACTTCCGCTTATTTACCGTTGGTATTGGCGCCGCGCCGAATGGTTATTTTATGAAAAAAGCCGCACAGTTTGGTCGCGGTAGTTATGTATTTATTCAAAACAATGCAGACGTACAAAGTCAAATGTCAGCCTTAATGACAAAAATAAATCATCCGGCGATAACAAATATTGAGTTGATGTTCGATAACCAAGTTCAACAAGAAGTCGATGTTTATCCGAAAAAAATTGCTGATTTATATATCGGTGAGCCAATGCAAGTCACCGTAAAATCAAAGCTTCCTATTACCAGTGTGCAAGTCATGGGTGATACGGCTGAAAGTCCTTGGTACCAGCAACTCATTATTGATGACAGTCAATCGTCTCGTGGGATTTCAACACTCTGGGCACGTAGGAAAATTGAAGATTTGTTAGACAGCTTAGTTACTGGTGCTAATAAGGAGCAAGTTAAAGCACAGGTGATCTTAACCTCTATTGCTCATCAAACCCTATCACCATATACCAGTTTTATTGCTGTAGAAAAGCAACCTGAGTTGATGCCCCTGACAGCTAAAAATAATCCATCAAATGCTAAACGCCAGATGAATACATTAGCAAAAGCTCATGAGCACTTAATGGTGGCAATGCCTAAAACCGCACTTGGCTGGCATCAACAGTTACTTGTCGGCCTGTTTTTAATACTGTTAGCCCCCTTAGTATTACGCATTTGGTCCAAATAG
- a CDS encoding serine hydrolase domain-containing protein has translation MFFRFIALFFALYLIPTVNATDLANFNKKLSANVASEIKKYSIPGAAYAIVQNNQVIAMESFGYIDKAKSQKVDNNTVFRLASVSKPFAATITTMLAQEQQLNLSDPITKYVPHFALATKGAAEKIQIKHLLSHSSGLMPNAYDNLLHENWSMDKIIGRFDRVTPICQPAKCYGYQNIAYGFLQPAIEAVSTKNYASLLQERIFSPLKMHNASVGIDVFLKQKNTAKPHILRKRIKTGRKDRAGKDIRRYIWRTVKVEPDYYKVAPAAGVNASIDDLSKWLIANLGHNPEVLSPALLSELTIPRIKTKKDLRRRYWREHLTDAHYGYGWRIYQFEGHPIIYHSGWVAGYRADIGYSPTLDMGFAILINAESNVINKISSQFWAQAHELLVASN, from the coding sequence ATGTTTTTTCGTTTTATCGCGCTTTTCTTTGCCTTATATTTAATACCAACGGTTAATGCCACTGATTTAGCCAACTTCAATAAAAAATTATCGGCAAATGTTGCCAGTGAAATAAAAAAATACAGCATTCCTGGTGCCGCCTATGCCATTGTGCAAAATAATCAAGTTATTGCCATGGAAAGCTTTGGCTACATCGATAAAGCTAAAAGCCAAAAGGTCGATAACAACACGGTGTTCCGTCTAGCTTCTGTCTCTAAACCCTTTGCCGCGACCATTACCACTATGCTGGCACAAGAGCAGCAACTTAACTTATCAGATCCTATTACTAAATATGTACCCCACTTTGCTTTAGCAACAAAAGGCGCTGCAGAAAAAATACAAATAAAACATCTCCTCAGCCATTCAAGTGGATTAATGCCTAATGCCTACGACAATTTACTGCATGAAAATTGGAGTATGGATAAAATAATTGGCCGGTTTGATCGCGTTACACCCATTTGCCAACCTGCGAAATGTTACGGTTATCAAAATATTGCTTACGGTTTTTTACAACCGGCTATCGAAGCAGTTTCTACTAAAAACTATGCAAGCTTATTACAAGAACGAATATTCTCTCCATTAAAAATGCACAATGCCTCAGTGGGGATTGATGTATTTTTAAAACAAAAAAATACTGCAAAACCTCATATATTAAGAAAAAGAATAAAAACTGGCAGAAAGGATCGTGCAGGAAAAGACATTAGGCGCTATATTTGGCGAACAGTAAAAGTAGAACCTGACTATTATAAGGTTGCGCCAGCAGCAGGCGTAAACGCAAGCATTGATGATTTATCAAAATGGTTAATTGCCAACTTAGGCCATAACCCTGAAGTACTTTCTCCAGCATTGCTGAGCGAACTCACCATACCACGCATTAAAACTAAAAAAGATTTACGCCGCCGATATTGGCGTGAACATTTAACTGACGCACACTATGGCTATGGTTGGCGCATATATCAATTCGAAGGACACCCTATTATTTACCATTCAGGTTGGGTTGCTGGCTATCGTGCTGATATAGGTTATTCGCCAACACTCGACATGGGTTTTGCCATTTTGATTAACGCAGAGTCGAACGTTATTAACAAAATATCGAGCCAGTTTTGGGCACAAGCCCATGAGTTATTAGTGGCTAGTAATTAA
- a CDS encoding mechanosensitive ion channel family protein has translation MIQSLLENKSLVSVVLAVVIITVKLVITRFIKRRAKKKKIDKRFTVNFLNNIFNFALIVIMFNIWSVEIQKFAFSIAAFVVAIVLVTREFIQCFIGFIYVVSNRPFRIGDWIQVGNYCGEVNSIDWINLTILEVNISNYQFTGKTLYMPNNQLVTTAIKNLNFLKRYAVHHFTITRDGSVNPFEFIDALKIKANSYCADFNDVAVRYNQVIENRLDINIAGPAPHIEVATSDIGDTQIIFTIFCPTERAMEIENKLTADFMNFWFSAKSHK, from the coding sequence ATGATCCAGTCTCTTTTAGAAAACAAATCTTTAGTCTCCGTAGTTTTAGCTGTCGTTATTATCACTGTAAAATTAGTTATTACGCGCTTTATTAAGCGTCGTGCGAAAAAGAAAAAAATAGATAAGCGCTTTACCGTAAATTTTTTGAATAATATTTTCAATTTTGCACTCATTGTCATTATGTTTAATATTTGGTCAGTTGAAATTCAAAAATTTGCCTTTTCAATCGCAGCATTTGTAGTTGCTATCGTGTTAGTAACACGGGAGTTTATTCAGTGTTTTATCGGTTTTATTTATGTAGTTTCAAACCGTCCATTTCGTATTGGCGACTGGATACAAGTCGGAAATTACTGCGGTGAAGTAAACTCTATAGACTGGATAAACTTAACTATTTTAGAAGTTAATATCAGTAATTATCAATTTACCGGTAAAACCCTTTACATGCCGAATAATCAATTAGTGACAACGGCAATTAAAAACTTAAACTTCCTCAAACGTTATGCGGTGCATCATTTTACTATTACCCGTGACGGCAGTGTAAATCCGTTCGAGTTTATTGATGCGCTAAAAATTAAAGCCAACAGCTATTGTGCCGACTTTAATGATGTCGCCGTAAGGTATAATCAAGTTATTGAGAATCGATTAGATATAAATATTGCAGGGCCTGCGCCACATATTGAAGTTGCAACGTCAGATATCGGTGATACACAAATTATTTTTACGATTTTTTGTCCAACAGAACGTGCAATGGAAATTGAAAACAAGCTCACCGCTGATTTTATGAACTTTTGGTTTAGTGCTAAAAGTCATAAATAA
- a CDS encoding SIMPL domain-containing protein (The SIMPL domain is named for its presence in mouse protein SIMPL (signalling molecule that associates with mouse pelle-like kinase). Bacterial member BP26, from Brucella, was shown to assemble into a channel-like structure, while YggE from E. coli has been associated with resistance to oxidative stress.) encodes MKLFTYVVLLTFSTFTVANSSLPNNRHISVTGDAQMLAMPDIAVIHLNVESEQKTSLDAKKDVDERVNNLLDGLADFDVDEDNVSASNISTEVRRTYNRGEQDKIEGYIARRTLKITLKDIDKLNAFMDFALKVKINAIRNIELKSSNEKQLQQEVNALAVNDAKSKGKLLANAFDAELGAIYSINANSNQSHHRYGANNEGYKMRSSMADSSAKPGRYLQENIVFSASISVVFDLEL; translated from the coding sequence ATGAAATTATTTACTTATGTTGTGCTGCTTACGTTTTCTACCTTCACCGTTGCTAATAGCAGTTTGCCAAATAACCGTCATATTTCAGTGACCGGCGATGCACAAATGCTCGCGATGCCTGATATTGCAGTTATACATTTAAATGTTGAAAGTGAACAAAAAACCAGTTTGGATGCAAAAAAAGATGTTGATGAACGAGTGAATAACTTACTTGACGGTTTGGCTGATTTTGACGTTGATGAAGATAATGTTTCAGCATCGAATATTTCTACAGAAGTGCGCAGAACTTATAATCGCGGTGAGCAAGATAAAATTGAAGGCTACATTGCACGCAGAACCTTAAAAATAACCTTAAAAGATATCGATAAACTCAATGCTTTTATGGACTTTGCTTTAAAGGTAAAAATTAATGCTATTCGTAATATCGAATTAAAGTCCTCGAACGAGAAGCAATTGCAGCAAGAAGTAAATGCGCTTGCGGTTAATGATGCTAAAAGCAAAGGTAAGTTATTAGCTAATGCTTTTGATGCTGAGTTAGGGGCAATTTATAGTATTAATGCTAACTCAAACCAAAGTCACCATAGGTACGGTGCTAATAATGAAGGTTATAAAATGAGATCTAGTATGGCAGATAGTTCGGCGAAACCAGGCCGCTACTTACAAGAAAATATTGTTTTTTCAGCATCGATTAGTGTGGTTTTTGATCTCGAACTGTAA
- a CDS encoding 3-hydroxybutyrate dehydrogenase, giving the protein MLNQKVALITGSTSGIGLATAHVLAAKGINLVLHGLMSTTEGEKLASEFSVQYGINAIFDNADLMNVDSIERLIKSAIEQMGSVDILINNAGIQHTESAEKFPLEKWNAILAINLSAAFHAIQYALPNMKSNGWGRIINVASVHGLVGSVNKSAYCAAKHGLVGLTKVLALECAEQGITVNAICPGWVDTPLINDQISAIAKKQEITFDDAKYQLVTAKQPLPEMMDPAQIGEFILFLCSNSARSITGSALPMDGAWTAQ; this is encoded by the coding sequence ATGCTTAACCAAAAAGTTGCCTTAATTACGGGCTCAACAAGCGGTATTGGCCTAGCAACGGCCCATGTACTTGCCGCGAAGGGAATAAACCTGGTTTTACACGGCTTAATGTCAACCACTGAAGGTGAAAAGCTAGCGAGTGAATTTTCTGTTCAATACGGTATTAACGCTATATTTGATAATGCCGATTTAATGAATGTTGACAGTATCGAACGCTTAATAAAGAGTGCAATCGAGCAAATGGGCAGTGTTGATATTTTAATTAATAATGCGGGCATACAACACACAGAGTCGGCAGAAAAGTTTCCGCTAGAAAAATGGAATGCAATTCTTGCTATTAACTTGTCGGCTGCGTTTCATGCGATTCAATATGCTTTGCCCAACATGAAAAGTAACGGTTGGGGCCGAATTATTAATGTTGCTTCAGTGCATGGGCTTGTTGGTTCAGTTAATAAGTCGGCGTATTGCGCGGCTAAGCATGGTTTGGTGGGATTAACCAAAGTGTTAGCGTTAGAATGTGCCGAGCAGGGCATTACCGTAAATGCTATTTGCCCAGGTTGGGTTGATACACCACTGATTAACGATCAAATTTCTGCTATTGCAAAAAAACAAGAAATTACTTTTGATGATGCTAAATATCAATTGGTTACCGCTAAACAACCTTTGCCAGAAATGATGGATCCAGCACAAATTGGCGAGTTTATTTTGTTTCTTTGCAGCAACAGTGCCAGAAGTATCACTGGCTCTGCTTTACCTATGGACGGTGCTTGGACGGCTCAGTAA
- a CDS encoding alpha/beta hydrolase, with protein sequence MRGTVSINLIPLLEQVNAGIAQAKASGAAFEPNVIRQNLENLSSYMIPGPEVALIKNTFITVAENKIAVRIYHPNPEKELPVLLHFHGGGHMCGSVNLYDPISRELAIAANAIVVCIDYRLAPEHPYPAGLDDCQYLLENYQDLLKGYRFSEQLYIAGDSAGGAICTSLVINNIDNAAIKIDKQILIYPSVDYTMSCPSIVENGQGFLLEADKMRWYFQQYFNLDNIELNTGESTAALITAASPLLGKFDSRMPKTLVITAGCDPLRDEGALYAQKVKQAGVSVEHYQFDDLIHAYMLLSKLVPEQYHQTYSLIKKFINNT encoded by the coding sequence ATGCGAGGAACCGTATCAATAAATTTAATTCCGTTACTCGAGCAAGTTAATGCTGGCATAGCGCAAGCGAAAGCAAGTGGCGCAGCCTTTGAGCCGAATGTTATTCGGCAGAACTTGGAAAACTTATCATCATATATGATACCTGGACCTGAAGTGGCGCTGATAAAGAATACTTTTATTACCGTCGCTGAAAATAAAATTGCTGTACGTATTTATCATCCAAACCCTGAAAAAGAGTTACCGGTTTTACTGCACTTTCATGGCGGCGGCCATATGTGTGGTAGCGTTAATTTATATGATCCCATTAGCCGTGAACTGGCAATTGCCGCCAATGCTATTGTTGTTTGCATTGATTATCGATTAGCACCAGAACACCCTTACCCTGCGGGGTTAGACGACTGCCAATATTTATTAGAAAACTATCAAGATTTACTCAAAGGTTACCGCTTTAGCGAACAGCTTTATATCGCTGGCGATAGTGCTGGTGGCGCAATTTGTACCAGTTTAGTGATTAACAACATCGATAACGCTGCTATAAAAATTGATAAACAAATATTGATCTATCCGAGTGTAGACTACACCATGAGTTGCCCGTCAATTGTCGAAAACGGCCAAGGTTTCTTGCTAGAAGCAGATAAAATGCGTTGGTACTTTCAACAGTATTTTAATCTCGACAATATAGAGCTAAACACAGGCGAATCAACAGCGGCATTAATAACAGCAGCGTCACCTTTATTAGGTAAATTTGATAGCAGAATGCCTAAAACCTTAGTGATAACGGCAGGTTGTGATCCTTTGCGAGATGAAGGCGCTTTATACGCCCAAAAAGTGAAGCAAGCGGGAGTAAGTGTTGAACATTATCAATTTGATGACCTGATACACGCCTATATGCTGCTGTCAAAATTAGTACCTGAGCAATACCATCAAACTTATTCACTGATTAAAAAGTTTATTAACAACACGTAA
- a CDS encoding MFS transporter, translated as MKITNKYLVETIVFFSYVLFAMAWVGGTASMQSIMLSLDVHSLASASFISGAVTLAKIVGTFIAAWIAIKLGIKYAFFVSSLLITIGLLTPYAPNYELLLLSRFLMGLGGAFMVVYFNPIVLQFFKAEERSTINGINAVAFNIGTAIILWQMGSINELTGGWQNSLTVFSVISLIVALLWLLVKFEEPNTSTQSIHDLPEVYSYREGLKDRFNWIYGLAYSGILAFYICLFTFYPKAGIVQSKWVIGFGIIGTIFGIIYAKKIPLRLPVIRWSGFVVIISTGVFSFSDLYWLQTFAAMVLGFFIFLPVTALVSIPHELPKMTSPRITIVFSMFYSISYIISTLILWIFGSLVDMNQGDYTWSFILITALSSTLFIGSYFLPESGNQHKTQQEGS; from the coding sequence ATGAAAATCACTAACAAATATTTAGTCGAAACTATTGTTTTCTTTAGTTATGTATTATTCGCCATGGCTTGGGTCGGTGGCACAGCGAGCATGCAAAGCATTATGCTTTCTCTTGACGTGCATAGCTTAGCCTCAGCTAGCTTTATTAGTGGTGCGGTTACCTTAGCTAAAATTGTTGGTACTTTTATTGCGGCTTGGATAGCAATAAAGCTCGGTATTAAATATGCATTTTTTGTTTCCAGTTTATTGATCACCATTGGCCTTCTCACCCCTTATGCGCCAAATTATGAATTACTGTTATTGAGCCGTTTTTTAATGGGGCTTGGTGGTGCCTTTATGGTGGTGTATTTTAATCCGATTGTTTTACAATTTTTTAAAGCCGAAGAGCGATCCACTATTAATGGCATTAACGCTGTTGCCTTTAATATTGGTACCGCCATTATTTTATGGCAAATGGGCAGCATTAATGAGCTAACGGGTGGGTGGCAGAACAGTTTAACTGTCTTTTCGGTTATCAGCCTAATTGTCGCCCTACTTTGGCTTTTAGTTAAATTTGAAGAACCTAATACATCAACACAAAGTATTCATGATTTACCTGAAGTTTATAGTTACCGCGAGGGCTTAAAAGACCGTTTTAATTGGATTTATGGTTTAGCCTATTCTGGCATTTTAGCGTTTTACATTTGTTTGTTCACCTTTTACCCCAAGGCAGGCATTGTACAAAGCAAGTGGGTGATTGGTTTCGGTATTATAGGTACGATTTTCGGCATCATTTATGCGAAGAAAATACCGTTACGTTTACCTGTTATTCGTTGGTCTGGTTTTGTGGTTATTATCAGCACAGGTGTATTTTCGTTCAGTGACTTATATTGGCTACAAACCTTTGCCGCTATGGTATTAGGCTTTTTTATCTTCTTGCCAGTAACGGCGCTTGTGTCAATTCCACACGAATTACCGAAAATGACCTCCCCGCGGATCACCATTGTATTTAGTATGTTCTACTCAATCAGCTACATAATATCGACGCTTATTTTATGGATATTCGGCAGTTTGGTTGATATGAATCAGGGCGATTACACCTGGTCGTTTATTTTGATCACGGCACTGAGCTCAACCTTATTTATCGGTAGCTACTTCTTACCAGAATCTGGCAATCAACATAAAACACAACAAGAAGGTAGCTAA